One genomic window of Kaistia geumhonensis includes the following:
- a CDS encoding Dps family protein, translated as MTTSRIATGAVPALSTPSDFSSNAKDEIAASLTRLLADVFALYIKTKNFHWHVSGPHFRDYHLMLDEQGEQIFAITDDIAERVRKIGGTTLRSIGEIARLQRIADNDLDFVAPADMLAELRDDNIQLAASMREAHKIAEEFGDVATTSMLEVWIDEAERRTWFLFETAREPGRR; from the coding sequence ATGACCACTTCCCGCATCGCCACGGGCGCCGTCCCCGCTCTCAGCACGCCGTCCGACTTCTCGTCGAACGCCAAGGACGAGATCGCGGCGTCGCTGACCCGCCTGCTGGCGGACGTCTTCGCGCTCTACATCAAGACGAAGAACTTCCACTGGCATGTCTCGGGCCCGCATTTCCGTGACTATCACCTGATGCTGGACGAGCAGGGCGAGCAGATCTTCGCCATCACCGACGACATCGCCGAGCGCGTCCGCAAGATCGGCGGCACGACACTGCGCTCGATCGGCGAGATCGCGCGCCTGCAGCGGATCGCCGACAACGATCTCGATTTCGTGGCGCCGGCCGACATGCTGGCCGAGCTTCGCGACGACAACATCCAGCTCGCCGCCAGCATGCGCGAGGCGCACAAGATCGCCGAGGAGTTCGGCGACGTCGCGACCACCAGCATGCTCGAAGTGTGGATCGACGAGGCCGAGCGCCGCACCTGGTTCCTGTTCGAGACGGCCCGCGAGCCCGGCCGGCGCTGA
- a CDS encoding AraC family transcriptional regulator gives MPGFVLGLILDEAAIAISFPAVETGAPGAGVELVERVESLLPGSLDIFSVHSASLELGAFFGRLRAGRLHAGFMIIDLRGTDDAGLAPLATALIAALPDDMTGAMLYADAIGANIAAREAKETHGASGRRRSCGLLPKWRLKRVIDYIDAHLDEPITLADLGAAAKLTRMHFAAQFRATTGLRPHEYLLRQRVERAKTLLLDDDFSIVEVALAVGFQTQAHFTTIFGRFVGETPYQWRRARASERRSSATSSAFARVSRNPSAAGVPLGMA, from the coding sequence GTGCCGGGCTTCGTCCTCGGCCTCATCCTCGACGAGGCCGCCATCGCCATCTCCTTCCCGGCCGTCGAGACGGGCGCGCCCGGCGCGGGCGTCGAGCTCGTGGAAAGGGTCGAGTCCCTTCTTCCCGGCTCGCTCGACATCTTCAGCGTGCATTCGGCGAGCCTCGAGCTCGGGGCCTTCTTCGGGCGCCTGAGGGCCGGGCGTCTCCATGCCGGCTTCATGATCATTGACCTTCGCGGCACCGACGACGCCGGCCTCGCGCCGCTCGCGACGGCGCTGATCGCGGCGCTGCCCGACGATATGACCGGGGCGATGCTCTATGCCGACGCGATCGGCGCCAACATCGCCGCCCGAGAGGCGAAGGAAACACATGGCGCGTCCGGTCGCCGACGGTCCTGCGGCCTCCTCCCCAAATGGCGGCTGAAGCGCGTCATAGACTATATCGATGCCCATCTCGACGAGCCGATCACGCTCGCCGATCTCGGCGCCGCCGCCAAGCTGACGCGCATGCATTTCGCGGCCCAGTTCCGGGCGACGACCGGCCTCCGCCCGCACGAATATCTGCTGCGGCAGCGCGTCGAGCGGGCGAAGACTTTGCTTCTCGACGACGACTTCTCCATCGTTGAGGTCGCTCTGGCGGTCGGCTTCCAGACGCAGGCGCATTTCACCACCATCTTCGGCCGTTTCGTCGGCGAGACGCCCTATCAGTGGCGCCGCGCCCGCGCCTCCGAGCGGCGGTCCTCGGCGACGAGTTCGGCCTTCGCCCGCGTCAGCCGCAACCCTTCGGCAGCCGGCGTCCCGCTCGGCATGGCGTGA
- a CDS encoding Na+/H+ antiporter: MATLDLVLVLVVAVVVSSWLGRLLPLVATPLIQIALGAAMGRLGVDAVRIDPELFFVLFLPPLLFLDGWRFSGRELLQRAGPIASLAIGLVLVTVLCVGPALAALMPGLPLVATLALVAVLSPTDAIAGIALLRGVPLARRILRIVEGEALLNDASALICLHFVLLLGSAMAPTGPTLLAQLAWVGGGGLAIGTGVAMVLLSVKNAVSARLGETTATQILISLLMPYAAYHAAVALGASGILAPVAAGMVMGRWELGGTALPLTRLRRAAFWETLEFTLNGVIFVLLGEQLPRIVAQAAADLPANGLAGAWRLVLVTLVAWAALTLIRLAWVTAMALWHDRRQLRGACTRVRVLTILAMTFSGVRGAVTLAAALALPIVLPDGATFPSRNLVVAAAAGVILTSLVIANIALPLLARRIAAAATEGDDDTLRAARLRAAAAAMAAVEHAAEQRGGRADGEGQPWDEASATILSSYRARLDRLGASAGAAGAGDGREAAERDLRIAALHAERAEVAAMVAERLIDDETARLLLRELDGQEAALDY, encoded by the coding sequence ATGGCGACGCTCGACCTCGTCCTCGTGCTCGTCGTCGCCGTCGTGGTGAGCAGCTGGCTCGGCCGGCTCCTGCCTCTGGTGGCAACGCCGCTCATCCAGATCGCACTCGGCGCCGCGATGGGCCGCCTCGGGGTCGATGCCGTGCGCATCGACCCCGAGCTGTTTTTCGTCCTGTTCCTGCCGCCGCTCCTGTTCCTCGACGGCTGGCGGTTTTCCGGCCGGGAGCTGCTGCAACGCGCCGGGCCGATCGCCTCGCTCGCCATCGGGCTCGTGCTCGTCACCGTGCTCTGCGTCGGGCCGGCGCTCGCCGCGCTCATGCCGGGACTGCCGCTCGTGGCGACGCTCGCGCTGGTGGCGGTCCTCTCGCCCACCGACGCGATCGCCGGCATCGCGCTGCTCAGGGGCGTGCCGCTCGCCCGGCGCATCCTGAGGATCGTCGAGGGCGAGGCGCTGCTCAACGACGCATCGGCCCTCATCTGCCTGCATTTCGTGCTGCTGCTCGGCTCAGCCATGGCGCCGACGGGCCCGACCCTTCTCGCGCAGCTCGCCTGGGTCGGCGGCGGCGGGCTCGCGATCGGCACGGGCGTCGCCATGGTCCTTCTCAGCGTCAAGAACGCGGTTTCGGCCCGTCTCGGCGAAACCACCGCGACGCAGATCCTCATCAGCCTGCTCATGCCCTATGCCGCCTATCACGCGGCGGTCGCGCTCGGCGCCTCCGGGATCCTCGCCCCGGTCGCGGCAGGCATGGTGATGGGACGCTGGGAACTGGGCGGCACGGCGCTGCCGCTCACGCGGCTGCGGCGCGCGGCGTTCTGGGAGACGCTCGAATTCACGCTGAACGGCGTCATCTTCGTGCTGCTCGGCGAGCAGTTGCCGCGCATCGTCGCGCAAGCCGCCGCCGATTTGCCGGCGAACGGACTGGCCGGCGCCTGGCGCCTCGTCCTCGTCACCCTCGTCGCCTGGGCGGCGCTGACGCTCATCCGCCTCGCCTGGGTGACGGCCATGGCGCTCTGGCACGATCGCCGGCAACTGCGGGGCGCCTGCACGCGGGTCCGCGTCCTGACGATCCTCGCCATGACCTTCTCGGGTGTCCGCGGCGCCGTGACGCTCGCGGCCGCGCTGGCGCTGCCGATCGTCCTGCCGGACGGCGCCACCTTCCCGTCGCGGAACCTCGTGGTCGCAGCGGCGGCCGGCGTCATCCTGACATCGCTCGTCATCGCGAATATCGCCCTGCCGCTGCTCGCCCGCCGCATCGCCGCGGCAGCCACCGAGGGCGACGACGACACGTTGCGCGCGGCGCGGCTCCGCGCAGCGGCGGCGGCCATGGCCGCCGTGGAACACGCGGCGGAGCAGCGCGGAGGCAGGGCGGATGGCGAGGGCCAGCCGTGGGACGAGGCATCGGCGACGATCCTGTCCTCCTATCGCGCGCGGCTCGATCGCCTCGGCGCCTCGGCCGGAGCCGCTGGAGCCGGCGATGGCCGCGAGGCCGCGGAGCGCGATCTGCGGATCGCTGCGCTCCATGCCGAGCGCGCGGAGGTCGCCGCCATGGTGGCCGAGCGCCTGATCGACGACGAGACGGCACGGCTGCTCCTGCGCGAGCTCGATGGGCAGGAGGCCGCCCTCGATTACTGA
- a CDS encoding NAD-dependent formate dehydrogenase: MAKVLCVLYPDPVTGYPPAYARDTIPTIASYPGGQTTPTPKSPLGFKPGELVGCVSGELGLRPYLEANGHELVVTSDKDGADSTFDRHLVDADIVISQPFWPAYLSAERIAKAKKLKLAVTAGIGSDHVDLKAAAARGITVAEETYSNSISVAEHVVMMVLSLVRNYLPAHQIAFNGGWNIADCVSRSYDLEGMHFGTIAAGRIGLAVLRRLKPFDVKLHYMDQHRLPEAVEQELGLTFHATPEELVAACDVINLQTPLYPSTENMFDDRMFEHVKRGSYLINTARGKLCDRDAVVRALASGKLAGYAGDVWFPQPAPVDHPWRTMPNNGMTPHMSGSSLSAQARYAAGTLEILECFFEGRPIRPEYLIVDGGHLAGTGARSYQLT; encoded by the coding sequence ATGGCCAAGGTTCTCTGCGTCCTCTACCCCGACCCGGTCACCGGCTATCCGCCGGCCTATGCCCGCGACACGATCCCCACCATCGCCAGCTATCCCGGCGGGCAAACGACGCCGACGCCGAAATCCCCGCTCGGCTTCAAGCCCGGCGAACTGGTCGGCTGCGTCTCCGGTGAGTTGGGCCTTCGCCCCTATCTCGAGGCGAACGGTCACGAACTCGTCGTGACCAGCGACAAGGACGGCGCCGATTCGACGTTCGACCGGCATCTCGTCGACGCGGACATCGTCATCTCGCAGCCCTTCTGGCCGGCCTATCTCTCGGCCGAGCGGATCGCCAAGGCGAAGAAGCTGAAGCTGGCGGTCACGGCGGGCATCGGCTCCGACCATGTCGACCTGAAGGCCGCCGCCGCGCGCGGCATCACCGTCGCCGAGGAGACCTATTCGAACAGCATCTCCGTCGCCGAGCATGTCGTGATGATGGTGCTATCGCTCGTCAGGAACTACCTGCCGGCGCACCAGATCGCCTTCAACGGCGGCTGGAACATCGCCGACTGCGTCAGCCGCAGCTACGATCTCGAGGGCATGCATTTCGGCACGATCGCCGCCGGCCGCATCGGCCTCGCGGTGCTGAGGCGCCTCAAGCCCTTCGACGTCAAGCTGCACTACATGGACCAGCATCGCCTTCCCGAGGCGGTCGAGCAGGAGCTCGGGCTGACCTTCCACGCGACGCCGGAAGAACTGGTCGCCGCCTGCGACGTCATCAACCTGCAGACGCCGCTCTATCCCTCGACCGAGAACATGTTCGACGACCGGATGTTCGAGCATGTGAAGCGCGGCAGCTATCTCATCAACACTGCGCGCGGCAAGCTCTGCGACCGCGATGCCGTGGTGCGGGCGCTCGCCAGCGGCAAGCTCGCCGGCTATGCGGGCGATGTCTGGTTTCCCCAGCCAGCGCCCGTCGACCATCCGTGGCGCACGATGCCGAACAACGGCATGACGCCGCATATGTCGGGCAGTTCGCTCTCGGCCCAGGCCCGCTATGCGGCCGGCACGCTCGAGATCCTCGAGTGCTTCTTCGAGGGCCGCCCGATCCGTCCCGAATATCTCATCGTCGATGGCGGCCACCTGGCCGGCACCGGAGCCCGCTCCTACCAGCTGACCTGA
- a CDS encoding cupin domain-containing protein: MTILKQPIVGTLGADIVGPRNPEVEAQNPDILIPPLSDHGGIPNLKFPFAMAHNRLEDGGWAREVTQRELGSLKELAMVNMRLPAGVVRELHWHKEAEWAYVLKGRVRFYLVDDQRQTLIEDLGPGDLWLAPAGFPHAIQGLEEGTEFVLVFNDGNFSENQTLLVTELFAHTPREVLAKNFGVPAEAFDGTPAHEKYIFRQPVPPPLDEVRKALGAVTFTDKYVFRASEVPATPFPGGATKVIDQKTFGVTNLAALFIDLEPGGMREIHWHPDADEIQYYVTGKARMTVFDAVANARTFDFVAGDVGYVPKTLAHYIENIGDEPMRVLNVFHTGEYKDVSLNNWLALTPKHLVQGHLDVGDPLLGSLRATRQPVVKG, translated from the coding sequence ATGACTATTCTGAAGCAGCCCATCGTGGGCACTCTGGGCGCGGACATTGTCGGGCCGCGCAACCCCGAGGTCGAGGCGCAGAACCCGGACATCCTGATCCCGCCGCTGTCCGACCATGGCGGCATCCCGAACCTCAAATTCCCCTTCGCGATGGCGCACAACCGCCTCGAGGACGGCGGCTGGGCCCGCGAGGTGACGCAGCGCGAGCTCGGCTCGCTGAAGGAACTCGCGATGGTCAACATGCGCCTTCCGGCCGGCGTCGTGCGCGAGCTGCACTGGCACAAGGAGGCCGAGTGGGCCTATGTGCTCAAGGGCCGCGTGCGCTTCTATCTCGTCGACGACCAGCGCCAGACGCTGATCGAGGATCTCGGCCCCGGCGATCTGTGGCTCGCCCCGGCCGGCTTCCCGCATGCGATCCAGGGCCTCGAGGAAGGCACGGAGTTCGTCCTCGTCTTCAACGACGGCAATTTCTCCGAGAACCAGACGCTGCTCGTGACCGAGCTGTTCGCCCATACCCCGCGCGAAGTTCTGGCCAAGAATTTCGGCGTGCCGGCCGAGGCCTTCGACGGCACCCCGGCGCATGAGAAGTACATCTTCCGCCAGCCGGTTCCCCCGCCGCTCGACGAGGTCCGCAAGGCGCTCGGGGCCGTCACCTTCACGGACAAGTATGTCTTCCGCGCCTCCGAGGTCCCCGCGACGCCCTTCCCGGGCGGGGCGACCAAGGTGATCGACCAGAAGACCTTCGGCGTCACCAATCTTGCCGCCCTCTTCATCGATCTCGAGCCGGGCGGCATGCGCGAGATCCACTGGCATCCCGATGCCGACGAGATCCAGTACTATGTCACCGGCAAGGCGCGCATGACCGTGTTCGACGCGGTCGCCAATGCCCGCACCTTCGACTTCGTCGCCGGCGATGTCGGCTATGTGCCGAAGACGCTCGCCCACTACATCGAGAACATCGGCGACGAGCCGATGCGGGTCCTGAACGTCTTCCACACCGGCGAGTACAAGGACGTCTCGCTCAACAACTGGCTGGCGCTGACGCCGAAGCATCTCGTCCAGGGCCATCTCGACGTCGGCGATCCGCTCCTCGGCTCGCTGCGCGCGACGCGCCAGCCCGTCGTCAAGGGCTGA
- a CDS encoding YoaK family protein — MNANTQIPSPADAGASPVEAAARPPSPPAAARSEARWPFAFALTLTGLAGFLDAAAFVRFNHLYVSFMSGNSTHLGIAIADWAVPDLVAVLGVIAAFVAGAAVGTAVADHVGARLIGRVLALEAVLFAAALLASLASLSLPCVMIVALTMGIQNVLHQAVGGVDVGKGFVTGMLFRFGQSIARMAEAKLTWGTASTSLLNWLAFVGGAALGTLAIGALDFTACLVVALALVLAMLVVVPLRGR, encoded by the coding sequence ATGAACGCGAATACCCAGATACCGAGCCCGGCCGATGCCGGTGCCAGCCCCGTCGAGGCCGCCGCCCGGCCTCCCTCACCCCCCGCCGCCGCCCGATCGGAAGCGCGCTGGCCCTTCGCCTTCGCCCTGACCCTGACGGGCCTCGCAGGCTTTCTCGATGCCGCGGCCTTCGTGCGGTTCAACCACCTCTATGTCTCGTTCATGAGCGGCAACAGCACGCATCTCGGCATCGCGATCGCCGACTGGGCGGTGCCGGATCTCGTCGCCGTTCTCGGCGTCATCGCGGCATTCGTCGCCGGAGCCGCGGTCGGCACCGCCGTCGCCGACCATGTCGGCGCGCGGCTCATCGGCCGGGTGCTCGCGCTCGAGGCCGTGCTGTTCGCCGCCGCGCTCCTCGCGTCGCTGGCGTCGCTTTCGCTGCCCTGCGTGATGATCGTCGCGCTGACGATGGGCATCCAGAACGTGCTGCATCAGGCGGTGGGCGGCGTCGATGTCGGCAAGGGCTTCGTCACCGGCATGCTCTTCCGCTTCGGCCAGTCGATCGCGCGCATGGCGGAGGCGAAGCTGACATGGGGCACCGCCTCGACCTCGCTTCTGAACTGGCTCGCCTTTGTCGGCGGCGCGGCGCTCGGCACTCTCGCCATCGGCGCGCTCGATTTCACCGCCTGCCTCGTCGTCGCGCTGGCGCTGGTGCTTGCCATGCTGGTCGTGGTGCCGCTTCGCGGTCGCTAG
- a CDS encoding efflux RND transporter periplasmic adaptor subunit gives MTTTDSVAEPAVPRGRGLASRLLPWLRSLLAVLVTLAALGLAGTLGWRMWQVYMTTPWTRDGTVRAYVVTVTPQVSGRITELPVKADQFVHKGDLLMVIDPSDYEIALANAEAAVAGAQADLDNKTIEAARRAQLNSLAVSREEQQSFAASAAVAAATLQQATALRDKAKLDLERTRIVSPVNGYITNLLTQPGDYATSGQRALSVVDSDSFWVDGYFEETLLSGIEVGDSARVSLMAHPEPLGGHVVGIGRGIAVANAEPDGSGLATVNPVFTWVRLAQRVPVRVVLDDVPPSVRLVAGLTATVSIQPDRPRP, from the coding sequence GGAACCCGCCGTGCCGCGCGGAAGGGGCCTTGCGTCCCGGCTTCTTCCCTGGCTTCGGTCCCTCCTCGCCGTTCTCGTCACGCTCGCCGCACTCGGCCTCGCCGGCACTCTCGGCTGGCGCATGTGGCAAGTCTACATGACGACGCCCTGGACGCGGGACGGGACGGTGCGCGCCTATGTCGTGACGGTCACGCCGCAGGTCTCCGGACGCATCACCGAGCTGCCGGTGAAGGCCGACCAGTTCGTCCACAAGGGCGACCTGCTGATGGTCATCGACCCCAGCGACTACGAGATCGCGCTCGCCAATGCCGAAGCGGCCGTCGCCGGGGCGCAGGCCGACCTCGACAACAAGACGATCGAGGCCGCGCGACGGGCCCAGCTCAATTCGCTCGCCGTCTCCAGGGAGGAACAGCAGAGCTTCGCGGCATCGGCGGCGGTGGCGGCCGCCACGCTGCAGCAGGCGACGGCGTTGCGCGACAAGGCGAAGCTCGACCTCGAGCGCACGCGGATCGTCTCGCCGGTGAACGGCTACATCACCAATCTCCTCACCCAGCCCGGCGATTATGCGACCAGCGGCCAGCGCGCCCTCTCCGTCGTCGACAGCGACAGCTTCTGGGTCGACGGCTATTTCGAGGAGACGCTGCTTTCCGGAATCGAAGTCGGCGACAGCGCGCGGGTCTCGCTGATGGCGCATCCCGAGCCGCTCGGCGGGCATGTCGTCGGCATAGGCCGCGGCATCGCCGTCGCCAATGCCGAACCGGACGGCTCCGGTCTGGCGACAGTCAATCCGGTCTTCACATGGGTGCGCCTCGCTCAGCGCGTCCCGGTCCGCGTCGTGCTCGACGACGTGCCGCCCTCGGTGAGGCTCGTTGCGGGGCTGACGGCGACGGTTTCCATCCAGCCAGACAGGCCGCGGCCCTGA